The Schistocerca piceifrons isolate TAMUIC-IGC-003096 chromosome 5, iqSchPice1.1, whole genome shotgun sequence genome has a segment encoding these proteins:
- the LOC124798346 gene encoding proteasome subunit beta type-2, protein METLLGIAFRDFVIVAADMTHAKSIMVMKDDEDKLQKLSEKLVMAIAGEAGDTTQFSEYIAKNIQLYKMRNGYELSPAAAASFTRRNLAEYLRSRTPYIVNMLIAGYDDADGPELYFLDYLASLVKIPYAAHGYGGYFALSIMDRYHKPNMTVEEAYDLLKKCVREVQKRLIINLPNFKVQVIDKNGIKDLPPITVTTLAAEV, encoded by the exons ATGGAAACATTGCTGGGGATTGCATTTAGGGATTTTGTCATAGTAGCTGCTGATATGACACATGCCAAGAGCATAATGGTTATGAAAGATG ATGAAGATAAGCTTCAGAAATTGTCTGAAAAACTGGTTATGGCAATTGCCGGGGAAGCTGGCGATACAACACAGTTTTCTGAGTACATAGCAAAAAATATACAACTGTATAAAATGAGAAACGGCTACGAGCTGTCCCCTGCCGCTGCAGCTAGCTTCACGCGTCGGAATTTAGCAGAGTATTTAAGGAGTAGG ACTCCATACATTGTAAATATGCTGATAGCTGGTTATGATGATGCTGATGGTCCCGAGCTGTATTTTCTGGATTATTTGGCATCTCTTGTCAAGATCCCTTATGCGGCACATGGATATGGAGGGTACTTTGCTCTCAGTATAATGGACAGATACCACAAACCAA ATATGACAGTTGAAGAGGCTTATGATCTACTGAAGAAATGTGTGAGAGAAGTACAGAAACGTTTAATTATTAATCTTCCAAATTTTAAAGTTCAAGTGATTGACAAGAATGGTATTAAAGACCTGCCACCTATAACTGTCACTACGTTAGCTGCAGAAGTTTGA